In the genome of Chryseobacterium arthrosphaerae, one region contains:
- a CDS encoding DUF2089 family protein — protein MKLPIVCPSCDHTLNVSQMKCPSCKTEVSGDYELPVLLKLNREEQDFVLNFFLSSGSIKEMAKQAGLSYPTMRNKMDDLITKIEQLKK, from the coding sequence ATGAAGCTACCTATTGTCTGCCCAAGTTGTGATCATACGCTTAATGTAAGCCAGATGAAATGCCCGAGCTGTAAAACAGAAGTAAGTGGTGATTATGAACTGCCTGTACTCCTTAAACTGAATCGCGAAGAGCAGGATTTTGTTCTCAATTTTTTCCTCTCCAGCGGAAGCATTAAAGAAATGGCCAAGCAGGCAGGCCTTTCTTATCCCACTATGAGAAATAAAATGGATGACCTTATCACTAAAATCGAACAGCTGAAAAAATAA
- a CDS encoding prephenate dehydrogenase, protein MKISIIGTGLIGGSMALKLKEKGIAHFIYGIDNNQQHISKALEMKIIDAGADLEQGVKNADVVIIAIPVDAARKILPGVLDLISDHQTVMDAGSTKAGIVNAVKDHPKRSRFVAFHPMWGTENSGPQSVVAESFSGKAGVICNKEESAEDALQTVEKIVEALDMHMIYMNAQDHDIHTAYISHISHITSYALANTVLEKEREEETIFQLASSGFSSTVRLAKSHPEMWVPIFKQNKENVLDVLNEHISQLRKFKSALEKENYEYLEELITNANRIRGILR, encoded by the coding sequence ATGAAAATAAGTATTATAGGAACAGGATTGATCGGAGGTTCGATGGCTTTGAAGTTAAAAGAGAAAGGAATAGCACACTTCATCTATGGAATTGATAACAATCAGCAGCATATCAGTAAAGCCCTGGAAATGAAAATCATTGATGCAGGAGCAGACCTTGAACAGGGGGTAAAAAATGCGGATGTAGTCATCATTGCCATTCCGGTAGATGCAGCGAGAAAAATACTTCCGGGAGTGCTGGACCTTATCTCAGATCACCAGACCGTTATGGATGCAGGCTCTACCAAAGCAGGAATTGTGAATGCAGTAAAAGACCATCCGAAAAGATCAAGGTTTGTAGCCTTTCACCCGATGTGGGGTACGGAAAACAGTGGTCCGCAGTCTGTTGTTGCCGAAAGTTTCTCAGGAAAAGCAGGAGTGATCTGTAATAAAGAAGAATCTGCCGAAGATGCCTTACAGACCGTTGAAAAAATCGTTGAAGCTTTGGATATGCATATGATTTACATGAATGCACAGGATCATGATATCCATACCGCTTATATTTCACATATCTCCCATATTACTTCTTACGCCCTTGCCAATACCGTACTGGAAAAGGAACGTGAGGAAGAAACGATATTCCAGCTTGCCAGTTCCGGTTTTTCAAGTACCGTACGTCTTGCCAAATCCCATCCCGAAATGTGGGTACCGATCTTTAAGCAGAATAAAGAAAATGTGCTGGATGTTTTGAATGAGCATATTTCCCAGCTCAGAAAATTCAAGTCTGCTCTGGAAAAAGAGAACTATGAATATCTTGAAGAGCTGATCACGAATGCCAACAGGATCAGAGGAATTTTAAGATAA